tatatttctttatttttacattcttatttttggaatctacatttttattttcttattcttggactcttcaggTTCCTGTTTAGAGAGCCCAGATTGGATAAACTATAAATcatatcactgggggtgggggcacctATTCACGACCACCTGCTCCAACCTTAGCTTGCCTGTAGTTTGCTTtctagtttcctttttctttctcctctgtctttattttccttcacggtgatagttattattaatattgttattattatttgatttttttctttttcttatgacatatttttctctatatttgttaatttccctttttaaaaaaaaatttgccatgcgtacatgcatgcatgcgcatgtgtgtgtgtgtgtgtgtgtatgtgtgtgtgtgagtgtgtggcaGATGCCCTCTGTGGTTATAGCAGAGAATCACATCCTCTGTAGCTGGAGTCACAAGCGTTTGTAAGCTGCCCAATACTGGAGTTTGGAACTGAACTCTGTTTCTAAGGGCAGCAAGTACCTCtaactcctgagtcatctctccagcccctactttttCCTTCTTAAATTGGCCCAAATATGGAATCGGAACACAATGGCAAGTATTTCATGTAACCATTTTTAAGCGAATGCTTATTTCAAATTCTTAATTAAGAATATTCTTGATACTCTTATTAGATAAGTTGAACATTTATATCTTCCAAAAGCAAAATTAATTAACATTGCTAGCATTAATTTTTGATGGCTCATTGAATTTTCCTTCAGTAATATATTTTGCATCCACTGACAAAgggtacagaaagaaaaacatcagtaTGAAAAGAGGAATTTCGAGAATAGCGTGTGAGTTTTCTATACCATACAGTCATGTTTTACATGTACAGTTTAAGAATGGAGATTGCTATTTGACCAGACatcagaaaaatatttctgtatattttcaacataattttcaaaatatgtatgtaaGGATAGCAATTTGTCTTCATATTTTTTACAGCTACTTTAGCAATGTAAAGACAAAACAAGACTCAGATTGAATCTGGCAGGGCAGCATGGGCCAggctctcctctcccctcacagaaactgtaattcagtttctcatttttttcccataGTTTCGGAAGACACAAGACTTCCACAGTCAATGGCTTCTATAATTTTTTTGCTTCTGAGCTTTGTCTTAGCCATTCCTTATACATAAAATGCCACCTCCTGTGTTCCCAACACACTTTCACTCCCCagcaaaaaaaaagccatttatCTTACGAGTCAAATCACCTCTCTTGGATGCCCAAGTCGGTGAGACAGCAAACGCCTTCTCCACTTCCGCAGCCGGTACAGATTCTGGCAGAGCATGCACAATGCTCTTTCCACTCACTGTCTGGGTCATGTGTGACTCTTCTTCTGCTTGCCAGACAACAAAGGTCAGCGGTCGGAGAGCAGGGGCTCATGGCATACTTACTTCTTTGCACTCCACACAGGTCCTCACGGGAAGAAAGGTTCAGTAAACCACCAAGTAGACCTGTAACAAGGGGGAGGCATAACACATACACGAACAAAGGAAATAATTATGTAAGCGTGTAGAAACAGGTAAaggaaagagcaggagaaaaaaaatgattagtTAACAACACctctggaaggagaaagaaggtcaTGGGTTCTCTCGGGGGATTAGAACACAAAGCTTTAAGACCtcggacttttttttttaataactctgCAATAAATTTGTAGTAAATCAGGTGAGAGTTGAAGACTAGAGGTAAAacattgtgtgcctgtgtgtgtgcatgtatttatacatgtgtaggtatatatgcatgtgtatgtgcatgtatgtaaagGCCAGAGGTTGGGCATCTTCTATTGGTCtccattttactttttgagatagggtctctctctgagcctggagctcactgattcagctagagaAGGTGACGACCATGTCAGAGACACAAATCCATCTGTTCctgtgattacaggcatatgccactacaccaacgtgtgtgtgtgtgtgtgtgtgtgtgtgtgttagtgcttgggatgtgaactcaggtgCCCATTCTCTTGTAGTTAGTATTTTACTgaatgagctatctctccagtccccagagatCCGCCTTTCGGATGGGAAGTACACATAGGAATAAAGTCAACATTCACCACAGCAAGACTAATGGTCAAGCATTGTCTCAAGCAGTTTTAGTGAGCGGATTCCGTGGAAACTGAGATGTTCAAATGACCCATCGCTAGGCCCGCAGTATGAAGAGGTAGCCCAACCCAGCCTTGGTTACACAGTTGTGACTGGAGCGGGGATGGAGTGTGATGAGCTGTTATGTACAAAAATAACAACCGGAAGTCCGGGTGTACAGATGTAATTATCAGGAAATAATGGAGTTGTAAAGTACATTATTTATTCCATCCCCCCGTACCTCACGTGCCTTTCAAATCTTATGTATCGTCAGCCCCTCCTAGTAGGAAGGTATGAGTAACCAGCCTCGCTATAGAACGGTACTGCTCTGATCTTACATTTAGAGGACAAAGCTGAAGACTATTGAGGCATCTTACCTTAAACAGTTGCTTAACTCACAAAGAGAGTGACCAGAGTGCAGATCGGACGacaaagcctcagtttcctcatccaaTCAGGACCCACATTTGGGGGGAACCGGAGCCACAGTAGGGACTGTTGTTTTCTGCTGCATCTCTTGGTCTCTCTCTACCATCTCTTCCCAGTCTCACACCACGGTACTCTTCTTCCCTATTGGAGCAGGACCTTTAAAGTGAAGGCTGGGTCCCCTTGTCCAGGACCCATGAGCATTGTGCTGTGTCACCACCACTCGGATAGACGGCTGGGCATTCAGTGTGGTCTCCGGGGCATACTCCTTACTGGGATCCTTGCCTCGGCAGTCATACAGCACGCAGGAGATGAGGAACACCAAGAGTAAGATGACGTAGCTCGCAACTAGGATAATGAGGTTCAAGGTGACAGGGTCGATCTCCAGGTAAAACTCCATCACCTCTCGCACAGCGGGGGATTGTGTCTAGAGAAAGGCATTTGGGGTCAGTTTGGGAATCGCAGGGAGCCGACACAAAGGCTGCATTGACTCtggaataaaaatacaataatccCCGCTGCTCCAGGAAACCTCGGGGATTAGAGCTGCTCAGTTTAATAACTTAAGCTCTTTCTGTTAATACCACAGCCACCAACACTGGAGAGAGGAGtgcaggacagagagggagagccacCTTAACCCAAGCGCTGCTAATGGGTGCACACCAAGACAGCAGTCACAAACCTGGACTTCCCCGGAAGACTATGAAGTAGGGTTGCATTGTTAGCCTTCACCTAACGGAAGCTTAATGCCAAGTGTGGAGTGGTTTGGGGAGCCAGGCCTTTGGGGTTTAGATAAACCTTTTTAATCAAAAGGAGTGTACCAGCACCTGGTAAattcactgtggtggtttggagtAAGAATGGACCCCAGAAGCTCCCGtgcttgaacacttggtctctacTTGggagaactgtttg
The Microtus pennsylvanicus isolate mMicPen1 chromosome 11, mMicPen1.hap1, whole genome shotgun sequence genome window above contains:
- the Smim36 gene encoding small integral membrane protein 36 codes for the protein MEFYLEIDPVTLNLIILVASYVILLLVFLISCVLYDCRGKDPSKEYAPETTLNAQPSIRVVVTQHNAHGSWTRGPSLHFKGPAPIGKKSTVV